Within Spinacia oleracea cultivar Varoflay chromosome 4, BTI_SOV_V1, whole genome shotgun sequence, the genomic segment GATTGGATCACTGAGTTCTTGTCATAACCATGGAATTATTAGCTCTCTGTGTTGTTTTGTATTATATGTTCGCTATAGTTGTGTTCTTGAATTAGTGTTTCAGAGGAATATGGGCTTTGCATTGTGATGCTCGAGCTTAAGCTCCCTCATATGACTGCCATTTAGTTATGATAGTCACCCATGTTTTCACTTATGATGGTAGGACTTATTTTGTCGTAAACAACTTTGGCGTTACTCTCAACAGATTAATCAGGTCTTGTTTGATTCAATATATATGATCATACTTTAGTTTTTTTATAGCTTTTACTTATGTAGGTCACCTTCGTTCTACCATCTTTCACTAAAGGAACCATACCCTCTTTCCTCTTGTAGGGAAAGACAAGACTAGATGAAGGGCAAGCTAGCACTGATGGAGAAACTCGgattttttggttgaattttgtgAGTTTGGTCCTTCTAAATTAGTGGAGTGAAATAATTTGTTATAGACTGAGAAGATGAATCACTAGAGTATACGAATTGATCTCAAATGGCaattatcaatttttccttGTTTAACACTGTGTCATGTAAAGATGTAGGTCAGGTCTTAATGATGTGGGTGTTCTTTAATAATTCAGTTACCTTTCTGTTCACAATGATTATATCTGATTCCTTCAAATAGGTGTTTCGAATCTTAAATATATAAAAGAGATCATTATATTGCTTGCATGAAATGTGGTTTATCTGCTAGCTAACTACATTCATGTGTATGGTACATTGAAACTAATGGATAAGTGAGATTTTGAGGTTTGCAATCGGGATCTCCGCTCACATCATCTTACATGAACAACACTACATTCATTAACAACTTACAAGgagataaaataaattttacttTCCAGGGATGTAGATCCTGTGTCTGTAGGTAGTTTTAGCATGTCAATACTCCAATGCTGGCTCCAAACATATGTCAACTTGAACTTGTTGATTGTTAATCTTTATTGCCATATGATATAAGAGTCACACTAATACGTAATATGCATTCAGATTGCAATGATGATGTATGATGCATATCAGACGGTCGTGCAAAGTATAATGAACTTGGGATTTGTGCATTGGTGATATGCTAAGGGTTTTCAAAGATATTCGGAGAAGCCAGAGCTATTTCATCCTTgttactacctccatttcagaaagttctttacgcttaggaaaatgtgtccaaagtataaaaactttgacagtaaattctcaccattatatacatcaaaacgttactggtaagatcttgttagattggtctcggtatatattttcataatatcaaatttttataattttttcatacACAAAATTTGATATAtaagtagttaaatattgcattggagtccgtgcaaatagtaaccgtgaagatctttttgaaacggaggtagtatcatcTTAAACTATAAACtagatggttcttgattcaaTCGTTAGTTTTGGAATATGTATCTCAGACTCTATTGCGCCCCCTTGTTAAAATTCAATCATTTCATTGTCCTTTGGTTATTGACTTATTGTGCTATTCTCTCATAGTACCAATATGCAGTTCTTCTGTTATGATTTCTGTGGCCGTTGTTATCTTTCTCTGGCCTTCTGTTATATATCTTGCTAGGGCCTTGGCTATTCGGATGATGACTATCTAAAAATAGCGAGCTTCCTGTAACTTGACAGAAATTATCAGTTTATTACAAGCTATTCTTCCTATATTACATAGTATTTTCCTCTGGTATCCCCTTTCTGGAAAGTTATTGTTTTCATGCCTTTTCTTGTACCTTCCactttttcaattttgtttccTGAGAAGGGAAAATTAAGGCGCATTGTCCAAACATATTTGAGCAGGTTAAGCCTTTCCATGGTTACATTTAGGATGGCCGATGGGTTTCTTATACTTGGTATGAATGTATGATATTAAATCATGTTTTAGAATTCTAAAATCCTTGTTTTCTGTAAAATATGGTCATATACGAAGTAAATAGTAAGAAAACCATATGGTTTAAATATTGAGCCAGGAATTGTCACATGGCAGTCAAGCCAGTCATACAACCAACGTCATCTAGCTTACTATTATGCTTAAATAAATAGGAACTGGTAATGATGATGTTCATGTAGTATAAAAAGATAGATTTGGATGGATTATGTAAAATCAATCTCATATAGGCGTACTTTAAATTTCCTTATTACTTGATGATTGAAATTGTTGGATTGTTGAACTTGCTGGTGTTCTTGTCCAGCCGTGGCGTCCTGCAGTTTCTGTGTTTGCTGGTTAGTATGCAACTTGTTTAGTGTGCGGGTGTGTTGCGTGTTGGTGTGCAATTTGTTATGTGGTGTGCAGTCTGTTTTGCTGGTGTCCAGGTGCAGTCTGTTTTGTTGTTGTACAATACAGTGTGGATTCTGTTTCGTTGCACGCTGTTTTGCTGCAGTCTGTTTTTCTGTTGTACAATAGTGTGCAGTCTGTTTCTTAGTCTGTTTAGTTTGTTTTGAATAGGCTTACGAAACGGTCTTTGGATGATACAGAACTCAACCAAGTGAAGGCTGAAAGCAACCATGATATGAAGAAATCATTAACTTGGTGGGATCTTACTTGGTTCGGTATTGGTGCTGGTATCTTTGTACTTACTGGTCAAGAGGCTAATCAAGATGCTGGTCCTGCTGTTATTTTATCTTTTACTGTTTCCGGTGTCTCTGCTATGCTCTCTGTTTTATGTTACACCTAGTTTGCTGTTGAGATCCCTGTTGCAGgtacttttttcttttcttttcctttattattttttttacacaatGGAATATCCCTAACGGCTCCCTGCCCCTTGAATTAACCTAGGCAGCAACGAACTCGGAATCAATATTTATTACACACTACTAAAATCTAAAATTGCCACTAATGGAATACAAAGTATTAAAGTTTAAAcatagcatataaaacatgtaattagtttaaaatgagtccatagGTTCATTAGTacgaaaatgggagcgaaaatgtctcattttagcctaaatatgtccataacgacccaacaagcctaaaacgtgcataaccatattggaatgagtcttagaaagtttatacaaagcatataaaatatgtaattattttaaaatgaatcataggttcattagtttaaaaatgggagcgaaaatgtctcattttagcctaaatatgtccataacgacccaacaagcctaaaacgtgcataaccatataggaatgagccttagaaagtttaaacatagcatatgaaatatgtaattagtttaaaatgaatcattaggttcattagttcgaaaatgggagcgaaaatgtctcattttagcctaaatatgtccataacgacccaacaagcctaaaacgtgcataactagattggaatgagtcttataaagtttaaacatagcatataaaacatgtaattagtttaaaatgagtccataggttcattagttcgaaaatgggagcgaaaatgtctcattttagcctaaatatgtccataacgacccaacaaacctaaaacgtgcataaccatattggaatgagtcttagaaagtttatacaaagcatataaaatatgtaattagtttagaatgaatcattaggttcattagtttaaaaatgggagcgaaaatgtctcattttagcctaaatatgtccataacgacccaacaagcctaaaacgtgcataaccatattggaatgagcattagaaagtttaaacatggcatataaaacatttaattagtttaaaatgagttcataggttcatgagttcgaaaatgggagcgaaaatgtctcattttagcctaaa encodes:
- the LOC110775612 gene encoding cationic amino acid transporter 1-like, coding for MDLSRLSLQISEIEGKTRLDEGQASTDGETRIFWLNFFVLNRLTKRSLDDTELNQVKAESNHDMKKSLTWWDLTWFGIGAGIFVLTGQEANQDAGPAVILSFTVSGVSAMLSVLCYT